TGAATGTTACGAAATCCATATTAATGTATCAACAAGACTTATTTGATAAAAAAAGAAACATGATAAAACCAATGACACTTGAATCTATTGCTAGTGATATTGATATGAATGTTTCTACTATAAGTAGAACAATAAAAAATAAAGTTATTCAATCGCCAGCAGGCACGTTTTATATGGCAGATTTGTTTACCTCTAAACTAAGTACAGGTATGGGAGATAATGTCTCATCTATCAATGTTAAAAGTTTAATTAATAACTATATTAAAGATGAGAATAAGTCGGAACCACTGTCAGACAATGCACTTTCGACTACATTAAGAGAGCAGAATGGAATTGAAATATCACGTCGAACTGTTACGAAATATAGAAAAGCGATGAGAATTGCTAGCTCGACTGATCGTAAAAAGGAACGGTAAAAATAATTTTATCTCGTTTATATTATTTGGCACGCTTCTTGCATGTTAGTAAGTGTAAGGTCAAATAACAGGAGGTATAATTATGGAAATCGGAATCGTTAAAGAAATTAAGAACAACGAGAACAGAGTGAGTTTGTCACCAAGTGGTGTGCATGCGTTAGTCGAACAAGGACATAGTGTAGTTGTTGAAACGGCTGCGGGTTTTGGTTCATATTTTGAAGATGTAGATTATGAAAAGGCTGGCGCTCAAATTGTTAATTCGCAGGTAGAAGCGTGGAATGTTGATATGGTGATGAAAGTTAAAGAACCATTAGTAGAAGAGTTTCAATATTTTAGAAAGGATTTAATATTGTTCACTTACTTACATTTAGCAAACGAACCAAAATTGACTGAAGCATTACAAGAAAATAAAGTAACGAGTATTGCTTATGAAACAGTTCAATTACCAGACCGTTCATTACCGTTATTAACGCCAATGAGTGAAGTGGCGGGACGCATGTCGACACAAATTGGTGCAGAGTTTTTACAAAAGTACAAAGGCGGTATGGGGATTTTATTAGGTGGCGTGCCTGGAGTATCTAAAGGGCAAGTTACTATTATTGGTGGCGGTCAAGCTGGTACTAACGCTGCAAAAATCGCACTTGGTTTAGGTGCTGATGTTACTATTTTAGATGTTAACCCTAAACGACTTCAGCAGTTAGAAGATTTATTTAATGGTCGTGTCCATACGATTATGTCTAATCCTTTAAATATTGAAGAATGTGTAAAAAATAGCGACTTAGTGATAGGTGCCGTATTGATTCCTGGCGCAAAAGCACCAAAGCTTGTTACAGAAGAAATGGTTAAATCAATGAGAGATGGTGCCGTCATTGTAGATATTGCGATTGACCAAGGCGGTATATTTGAAACAACTGATAGAATTTCGACACATGACAATCCAACGTATAAAAAGCATGGGGTTGTACATTACGCTGTAGCTAATATGCCTGGCGCAGTGCCTCGTACATCAACGATTGCTTTAAATAATGCTACCTTACCTTATGCATTACAAATCGCTAATAAAGGCGTTGAAAAAGTTATGAAAAGTAATAATGAGTTAGCGTTGGGATTGAATACTTATAATGGAAACATTATGAATCATGAAGTTGCAAGCGCGCTAAACAAAGAATATTACGCTTACAATACAGAATTAGTATAACTACCAATATTTATAAGTTAACGTAACCCCACAAAATAACGTTAAAACTTAATTTAATTAATCTTCCCCTATTTATTTCGAGATTGATAATTAATTCTGTTGGACTTAAAGCAACCACTCAAATAGTATTTGAGTGGTTTTAATTTTGATAGACATAAAAAACACTTTTGCTAATTAAAACAAAAGTGTTTAAAAGATATTTAATAATGCGCAATGGATATATTATTTAGGCTGTTGTTGGGTAATGCAGTGAATATTCCCACCGCCAACAGAAATTTCTCGTGTGTATACTTGGACTATTTTACGGTCAGGAAACAATTCTTGGAATGTCGTATATGCTATATCGTCTTGCAGATCATTAAATTTAGGTATAATCACGCCATTATTACATATATAACAATTCACGTAAGTTGCGATAAAGAGTGTTTCTTCTGAGCGTTTAAAACTCGAATCACTTAAATCAAGTTCATCACTTTCTTCCGATGATAGTGTTATTTGTTCTGGCATAGGTAATTTGTGAATTTTTAAAGTTCGACCTTTAGCATCGGTAACGTCTTGGAGTTGTTCATATACCGATTGGATTAATTTGTATTGTGGATGATTCACATCTTCTGTCCATCCCATAGCTACTTCTCCGGGTTTAACATAGAATAGTACCTCATCAATATGGCCATCTGTCTCGTCGTCGACTAAACCATTTTCTATCCATATGACTTTCTCAACGTTGAGATAATTACTTAATTGCATTTCCATATGACTTTTTGAAATTGTAGGATT
The genomic region above belongs to Staphylococcus durrellii and contains:
- the ald gene encoding alanine dehydrogenase; translation: MEIGIVKEIKNNENRVSLSPSGVHALVEQGHSVVVETAAGFGSYFEDVDYEKAGAQIVNSQVEAWNVDMVMKVKEPLVEEFQYFRKDLILFTYLHLANEPKLTEALQENKVTSIAYETVQLPDRSLPLLTPMSEVAGRMSTQIGAEFLQKYKGGMGILLGGVPGVSKGQVTIIGGGQAGTNAAKIALGLGADVTILDVNPKRLQQLEDLFNGRVHTIMSNPLNIEECVKNSDLVIGAVLIPGAKAPKLVTEEMVKSMRDGAVIVDIAIDQGGIFETTDRISTHDNPTYKKHGVVHYAVANMPGAVPRTSTIALNNATLPYALQIANKGVEKVMKSNNELALGLNTYNGNIMNHEVASALNKEYYAYNTELV
- the aguA gene encoding agmatine deiminase, encoding MSLINDTLPMQDGYRMPGEYEPHAQTWMLWPQRTDTWRAGAKPAQKAFTEVATAISQFEPVTVCVNREQYEDARNRLPDSVRVIEISSNDAWMRDIGPTFLKNEQGIVRGINWSFNAWGGIDEGLYFPWDQDKLLKNKIFELTNVDGYDARHIVLEGGSICVDGDGTVITTEQCILNNNRNPTISKSHMEMQLSNYLNVEKVIWIENGLVDDETDGHIDEVLFYVKPGEVAMGWTEDVNHPQYKLIQSVYEQLQDVTDAKGRTLKIHKLPMPEQITLSSEESDELDLSDSSFKRSEETLFIATYVNCYICNNGVIIPKFNDLQDDIAYTTFQELFPDRKIVQVYTREISVGGGNIHCITQQQPK